In Odontesthes bonariensis isolate fOdoBon6 chromosome 22, fOdoBon6.hap1, whole genome shotgun sequence, one genomic interval encodes:
- the LOC142373266 gene encoding uncharacterized protein LOC142373266, producing the protein MAKMGSLCEMGFLSLLIISLFITETTCIKKGSSSGKKTSSSSSKGGTHSKPSPQPGNYPRQPQSPNRNPNPYPAGGNYPYPGRGNSNPGGNPKQNPPNYPGVGSNPNQNPGGYPAGGYPAAGGYPAAGGYPNQYPGRGNYPNQNPPAGGYPAAGGYPAAGGYPAAGGYPAAGGYPAAGGYPNQNPGRGGYPNQYPAGGGYPNQNPGRNYPNQYPGAGGYPAAGGYPNQYPGGGYPVRGGNTGQGWGGPGANPGGYPGGAVGGYPNWNPNNKILSPRYGGGGGGYGHGGYGMGGSPFSRSVQSMGYQPKSTGFAKKAMLAAGVGAVAGMAVGYGLGRFPRPHFGFRNPEEEYYYNNYMYRRYGKESTDEKDFGRDYVYKPPPRAESYESFMSRCMNSTKPLNEKDSNSSTPNTQADEDDTVSIEEIGYPALIQQVKSRRCLEEYMVFSERFLEERKLEQQVQLTGRSSPVNYGVMQLFTSCLVLLSSMLLLQ; encoded by the exons ATG gccAAGATGGGAAGCTTGTGTGAGATGGGTTTTTTGTCCCTTCTTATTATATCCCTCTTTATAACTGAAACAACATGCATTAAAAAAGGCAGCAGTAGCGGCAAGAAAACCTCATCATCAAGCAGTAAAGGTGGGACACATTCAAAGCCATCCCCTCAGCCGGGAAACTACCCCCGACAACCACAGTCTCCCAATCGCAACCCCAATCCCTATCCGGCTGGTGGAAATTACCCTTACCCGGGAAGAGGCAACAGTAATCCAGGAGGAAATCCCAAACAAAATCCACCTAATTATCCAGGAGTTGGTAGCAACCCTAACCAAAATCCTGGAGGTTATCCAGCAGGTGGCTATCCAGCTGCAGGTGGATACCCAGCAGCTGGGGGGTATCCTAATCAGTACCCAGGAAGAGGGAATTATCCAAATCAAAATCCACCTGCTGGTGGCTACCCAGCAGCTGGTGGCTACCCTGCAGCAGGTGGCTACCCTGCAGCAGGTGGCTACCCTGCAGCAGGTGGCTATCCTGCAGCAGGTGGCTACCCCAACCAAAATCCAGGCAGAGGGGGATATCCTAACCAGTACCCTGCTGGAGGAGGTTATCCAAACCAGAATCCTGGAAGGAATTACCCTAATCAGTATCCAGGGGCTGGAGGATACCCAGCAGCAGGTGGCTATCCTAACCAGTACCCAGGAGGTGGTTATCCAGTCAGAGGGGGGAATACAGGACAGGGTTGGGGTGGGCCTGGGGCTAATCCAGGAGGTTACCCCGGTGGAGCAGTTGGCGGTTACCCCAACTGGAACCCAAATAATAAGATTCTGAGTCCCAGgtatggaggaggaggaggaggctatGGCCATGGCGGTTACGGAATGGGCGGGTCTCCATTCTCTCGTTCTGTGCAGAGCATGGGTTACCAGCCCAAGTCCACAGGCTTTGCCAAAAAAGCCATGCTGGCAGCAGGTGTTGGTGCTGTCGCTGGAATGGCCGTCGGATATGGATTAGGGCGCTTCCCTCGACCACATTTCGGTTTCCGCAACCCTGAAGAAGAGTACTACTACAACAATTACATGTACCGCCGTTATGGAAAGGAGTCAACAGATGAAAAAGACTTTGGTCGTGATTATGTCTACAAGCCTCCTCCACGGGCAGAGTCTTATGAAAGCTTCATGTCTCGCTGCATGAATAGTACGAAACCTCTCAACGAGAAGGACAGCAACTCCTCCACGCCTAACACTCAAGCTGATGAGGATGACACAGTCAGCATTGAGGAAATCGGATATCCAGCTCTAATTCAGCAAGTGAAGTCCCGGCGCTGTTTGGAGGAGTACATGGTCTTCTCGGAGCGCTTTCTGGAGGAACGAAAATTAGAGCAACAGGTTCAGCTAACAGGTCGCAGCAGTCCTGTAAATTATGGGGTGATGCAGCTTTTCACTTCCTGCCTCGTGCTGTTGTCCAGCATGCTCCTGCTCCAGTGA